Proteins from a single region of Seriola aureovittata isolate HTS-2021-v1 ecotype China chromosome 9, ASM2101889v1, whole genome shotgun sequence:
- the LOC130174712 gene encoding tumor necrosis factor receptor superfamily member 14-like, translating to MLTKNSRDSVTKEDTPTETTQGSRDEDFFEKKGQRNSILMIRVFRGNTLTCRPAEYQIGDECCPKCPAGNRVKTDCSKSRSTSCMSCIEGTFMNHPTGLKQCFRCTNCDPGSGLKMRSSCTTTSDRVCEPLEGFYCTDFTMNSCVAAEKHTRCQPGQYISQTGTASKDTVCSDCRDATFSDGTFTSCEPHTQCESENLLIKPGTAASDAECGEKSLKETVILICAVVLLLVICVAAFFVWKNKKCLSALKINGSTSTKENIPRGETAVMMSPPP from the exons ATGTTAACGAAAAACTCGAGAGACAGCGTTACCAAAGAAGACACCCCAACGGAAACAACCCAAGGCTCAAGAGACGAGGACTTCTTTGAAAAGAAGGGTCAGAGGAATTCG ATACTTATGATCAGAGTCTTCAGAGGAAATACCCTGACATGTCGTCCAGCAGAGTATCAGATAGGAGATGAATGCTGTCCTAAGTGTCCAGCTG GAAATAGAGTTAAAACAGATTGCTCAAAGTCCAGAAGTACCTCCTGTATGTCCTGCATAGAAGGAACCTTCATGAATCATCCCACTGGACTTAAACAATGTTTTCGCTGCACAAACTGTGATCCAG GTTCTGGTCTGAAGATGAGGAGTTCATGTACAACAACATCAGACAGAGTTTGTGAACCACTGGAAGGATTCTACTGTACTGACTTTACAATGAACAGCTGTgtggcagcagagaaacacacaagatGTCAACCAGGTCAATACATCAGTCAAACAG GAACAGCCTCCAAAGACACTGTGTGCTCTGACTGCAGAGATGCAACATTTTCAGATGGGACATTTACATCTtgtgaaccacacacaca ATGTGAATCAGAAAACCTTCTGATAAAACCAGGAACTGCTGCAAGTGATGCTGAATGTGGAGAAAAGAGTTTAAAAGAGACAGTAATTTTGATCTGCGCTGTAGTGCTTCTTTTAGTGATTTGcgttgctgctttttttgtctggaaaaacaaaaaatgtctgTCAG ctctaaaaataaatggaaGCACTTCCACAAAG GAAAACATACCTCGAGGAgaaacag